ACACTTTTCTTCCATTGTAATTTACTTGTGTGGGCAAGGTTTTCAATTTCCCTCTCCAATTGTTGGAAGTCCTAGTAGGGACAGCTGTTACGCAGCTGtcactttctgcccttagatGAAACGAGGGAAAGTTGCCATGAACATACTGTGTGTTCTGTGTTGCCTAAAAAGTTTAAAGCGTCTGAAAAATATCTGAACCCACATGGTTCTTCaatcatttaaattttctgatGTTTCTTCAAGTTTCTTTGGTATCTCCCATTCTCCACAGGGACTGTGGGACTTTATCACATCGGTTTGTAGTAACACCTCGAAGGCGCTATCCAATCCAGCAGGCCCAGTATTCCTTGCTGGGGGTGCTTCCCACAGTATGCTGGAATGGTTGTCACAAGAAGACTGTGCTGTCTGCTCGTAATTCCAGAATGGTGTGCAGCCCCGTGACAGTGAGGATTGCGCCTCCGGATAGCAAGCTGGCTCGTTCTCCAGTGTGAGTGTTGTCAAACGTCtgtatttcctttattcttttccgGTTATTTCTCtgacaaaggagaaagagaaatagctGCTTATTTGAATGAGAAATCCCAGATTCTAGTAATTGAACCATCTTTTGGTTTCGTTTGCCTTAGACTGTATCTTTGATTGCCTAGGGTGATTTCTGTGAGtgtataaaattatacttttgttTACTGGTTAGCTTCTGATGTCCAGTGACTGAACTCTGTGCTGTGTGGCTTGGTAATTAGAATACCTTGATGTTGGAATCGTGTCTTTCATTCCAGACCAGAACAGATGATCAACTCAACACTGTCTTCACCGTCGACCAGTGCCCCAGATCCGTGTGCGAAGGAGACTGTGCTGAATGCcctcaaagagagaaagaagaggacagTAGGGGAGGAAGACCAAATGTCTGCTGATggccaggaaaataaaagaaggtaACAGGACCAGCAGAGTAATTAACAGGCTTCTCCCATGGGCTTCCAGGTTTTGTTGAAATATAGGGTCACTCTCCAGAAATACACAAACCAGCTCCAGTTTGTGACCCTTAGTAGATTCCCTTCTTTGGTTTTCATAGAAGTGGTTGATAATAAGGTCTTAAATTAGTGCTGTTCATTTTCTGAGACACGTGTTAGATAAATTTTGTAGTTTGCTTTTTCCGTAAGTACTAGAGATAAGCCGGCAACTATTAGCCAGGTTAACCTTGTACTTTTGATACAAACCagttaaactttatttttgagaGCGCATGCTTGCAGTCTTCCCCTCAGAGTCTCCTGGTGTTTAATTATTTGGGTAACCACCAATTTCACTGTTGTAATTGTGCTGAGGGGAATGCTTGGCAAACAGAAGTGAGGACTAGAGTATGGTAGATATGTCAGTAATGGGACTAAAACCACCTTCattatttgcttttctgtatGGATGATGCAGTAAACAGTTTATTAAGGCTTTAACAGGCTTTGCAAGGAGTCAGTTAAGGATTCCAGTCGTTTTTTTAGTTCAGTGAATGGAGCACCCACTATATGTCAGAGCCTATTCCAGGTACAGTGGATAGAGCTTTGAACAAGATAGAGTCCTCATGGGTTTGAGAGAGACCAGAgaaaaaggataataaaaataaacaaggtaaCCATAGATTATAAACAAGTAGAGATAAACAGAGGGTAGTGAGAAGGGGGCTTCTTTATATACGGTGGTCAAAGAAGTGTTCTCTAAGGAGACAGCAGCCTCACACTAAAAAATCATTGGCCCCATTACCTAGAGAAGATTGTTCATATCCTACAGGGTAAAAATTGGTCAGCTTTGATACTTCAGATAACAAAATTGAGTAGGGAAATATTAATGCAAGTGTATTTATGTCATAGAAAGATCAGGTAATGATGACTAGAAATAAATATGATTGGCATGTGAGCAGTTTGACCTAAAGTCAACTAGCTAAGCAGGAGTGGCAGGGGGTGAGGAggtgtggaggtgggagaagAAATAACTTTATGGTTCATCTAGGTTTCTCATGTTCTCCAGGGGGTAATTTTTCTTGACCCTAGTGAGCCTATACTTGAGGATTCTATATTACCTTTCCCATGATAGGAATAAGTGATAACTATGTGCACCATGCAAAGCCCTTCTATGTGATAGGTCAAGTTTTTCTTTAACAGACTTGTCATATTAACCTGTAGAGCACCACAGGAGTGTGGGTTGACCCCtaaaatgttgtttttgtttttaatttgggtATGGTAGGATGGTAAATTTGTGATTCTGATACTTCGGTGAGAAATTAGCAAATAATTGAAACAACTTAATAGTTCAAAAGgtcttgaaatattttcatattttgcttaCTGCCCTAAATCTTAGGATAAATTTAACTTTTGGAATCTTTGTGGTTGAAGCATCCCTCTTTTTGTCTCGCAGGGAACCTGCGCTCCATAGAAATAGTATAAAAAGAATATGGGAATATGATTTGGGGCCGAGGGAGAAGTAATTCCATTTAATTGAGAGTTTTTTGATTTGTCATAGACGCCATGATAGCAGTGGGAGCGGACATTCAGCGTTTGAGCCCCTTGTGGCCAATGGCGTCCCTGCTTCTTTTGTGCCTAAGTAAGTGAAAATCCGTGGATGAGATGTACACTGTTTGGAAAAGGGGCTTTATCAGAATTAATTGTCCCGTTgactttcttctttgcttttgtaTTGCTTTATTAATTCAGgttcacatctttgaaatcaGAGAGGAACGTTTTGAGTAGCTTGCCACAATTATCTTCTAAttccttttaatgttttttcACTAGTATGGACAAAATATGCTAAAGCTAAGAgggtttataaatatatttaataaccaAGTGTATGAACAGATGCTGACAAGGTTGGTGCAATGGATAAAATGCGATGATATGAAATTGAAGATAAAATATTACATCTCTACATTTGAGTTTAAATACATTTGAGAAAGAATTGATCCGCTTAATCTGAGCTAGTAGTACAGTATGGCTGCCCAAAAAAGCTAATGTGCTCCTATCTATGCTGATAGAACAGAAACTGACATGAGGCTGGTTAGTGATAGTCCTGCTTCTCTAACTTCTGCTTGGATTGTCAGTGGAGTGTATTTGGTTTGGTGTACTACACTGTAAGAGAGGATGTACACCAAAATCTTATGGGGTGGTGGACGAAGGTGTATAAATACTAGCCCAGAGATGAACAGTCTCAAGGAGAATAAGGAAATTTGGatattggtggctcagagggttaaagcatctacctacaatgcgggagactgggttcaatccctgggttgggaagatctcctggagaaggaaatggcaccccactccagtacttttgtctggaaaatcccatggacagaggaacctggtaggctgtagtccatggggtcgcaaagagtcagacacgactgagcaacttcactttcttcactcCAAAAAATGGAAGGACTGTcaggtcaaaaaagaaaaacaacttgctCAGCACAACTCCAAGTAGTATCCATTGGCGAGTGTATCCAAGTTAGAGGGAAAAGCATTTTCATCCAGTATAAGAATAAACTGGTCTGTGGTTTGGTATCATAACAGAGATTGAATGGCTCTTCCATAGGAAAGAGGTATAGggaatttctgtttagttgaaaGTTTAGAAAAGATAGTTCATTCCTCTTAACTCtgatgttttttttaaaagttttatccaGTTATAATTGGCGAATAATCTGCctgtttaaagtatacagtttgaTAAGTTGTGACATGCATACAGCTGTGAAACCGTCACGAcagtcaagataatgaacatactGTCACTTCCAAAAATTTTCCTGTGTCCCTTAGTAATACCTCCTTTCAGCTTGCCCCGATCTCCAGGTGTCCGctgatttgttttctgtcatataGATTAGTGTGCATCTTCTAGAATGTTAGGCAGTGGACTCacacttttgatttttaaaatacttgactTTCTTTTCCTGACTGTCAGATGTATTTAGCCAAattgttaataataaaattaagagcattttttttaactgattttttttttaaagaaagattctATGTCCATGgacaaaaccttaaaaaaatgtctttaataaTGCATCCAACTGTCTTCTCCCCTTCTTCTTAGGCCTGGGTCTCTGAAGAGAGGTCTTAATTCACAGAACTCAGATGATCACCTGAATAAGAGATCCCGCACCTCTTCTGTGAGCTCCTTGACAAGCAGCACGTGCACAGGCGGCATCCCCAGCTCCAGCCGCAACGCCATCGCCAGTTCCTACAGCTCCACGCGTGGTCTCTCTCAGGTACATTCACCCTGTgctgtgggagacatgggttcccaGCACTAATTAATCGATCAGCCAGTGTTCACTCCCACCTTCTACCATCAGATAGTGGTATTACCACTAACAGATACAAACACTCGAGTGATAACTACGGCCCAGTGGAGCAGAATAGAAAGCTCCAAAAGTAGAGCAGTCATGTGTGGGAACTGGGTACAAGACAGAGCTGTTACTGCAGATAAATGGGCGAGAGGTGCATAACTCAGTGGATGATACTAATTTTATCAACAGGTAGATCAAGTAGTCCAGATTGCATTGGACCATAAAAGAAATTTATCCTCTGGGCGTTGAGAATttgatgaaattttttaaatgttatcattCTCTTTTTTAGAAAGAGAATGTAGGATATAGCTTAGGGAACAGAGCAAGCTTTGCTACCACACAGATATCCAGATGTGGGTTCCAGTCTTGGCTCTGACAGTAGCTCTGGGGCTTTGGGCTAATCAGTATTTCTCATTTCTGAAGGATTATTGTAAAGACTGAAGGTAGTGTTTGAAAAGTACCCATTTCAGTGCCTGTTTAATAATCTATAGTAGCCAAGTAAAAATAAAGCTTATTGTGGAGGAAGATTTTCGAGGGGAGAAAAATTTTGAGTTAAGTTAATCCAGAAGGCTCTTAGAGTGATGTAAATGAAAGATGAAGGTCTCAGTTGTAGGGATGCTAAAAGGACAATAACAGCCTTTACCTTGAGCACTTTCTCTGGGCCAGCCCCTCTACTAACCAAGCACTTTACATACACTTCCTCATGTAATCATGACAGCAGGCGTATTAAGTATACACtcattatccctattttaaaaatcttatgtcAGATTTCAAAcgtacacaaaaagaaaatgccatGACAGACCTCCATGTAGCTTTACTAGTTAACAGCATTTTGTCAATCATGTTCCATCAACCTCTGCCCCCCATTTGTTTTGCTGTTAACGTTTTAAAGTaaattgaggacttccctggtagtccagtggttaagaatttgcctgccaatgcaggggacatgggttcagtccctggtttgggaagattccacatgccgcagggcaacaagtccacacaccacagctaacAAGCCCTGCTCTGGAGCCCGccagccacagctagagaagtcACCACAAGGAGAAGCTTGTGCACTGCAGCAAGACGAGTCCTTCAGAGCAGCGAAGaccagcacagcaaaaataaatgcacaGACATGAAGACaagttaaaataagcaaaaaacaacaaactgCAAACATGTCATTTCAGCTATAGGTCCTTcagtatatttttagattttttttcacattaataaGTACAATACCATTATTCCTCTTAAACGATTTATAATAGCTATTTAATATTAGCTAATATCACTTCACATTTAAATTGCACTTACAACCATAAACTGTCTTATTGCAGTTACACTGTTTGAATCAGGGACCAAAAACCAATTGATGACATTTGGTTCATATTTCTCTTAGGCTCTTTTAATCTATACTACtactgttactattttttttttttttcatgcttttgaaAAAAGTAGATGGTTTTGTTCTGTAGGATTTCCCATATTTTGGATTAAGTTTGCATCATCATGGTGTCATTTTAACTTATACTCTATCCCCTGTTTTCCGAGGCTTAATTACATATAAGTTCAGTTAATTTGGCAGAATATTGCACAGGTGGTACTGTgtacttggatttttttcttttttttggtactGTGTACTTTGggttagggtttcccaggtggctcagtgctaaagaatctgcctgtcaatgcaggataccccagagacatgggttcaatccctgggtcaggaagatcctggatcaggaggaggagatggcaacccactccagtgttcttgcttggaaaatcccaggaaaagaggaacctggggggctacagtccatgggggtcacaaagagtcagagatgactgactaaccacacacacacgtattttgGATTGCATCTTGTCAGGAACAGATGAAGTCTGGTGGTTTCCTTTTTGATGTTAGTATCAGTCTGTGGGTATTGCCACTCTAGTCTGTTTTAGAAGGTTTAGCAGGTTGCAAAATGGGGATTTCCTTGGTTGTtcaatggttaggactcggtgttttcactgctggggccccagtttgatccctggtaggggaactaagatctagcAAGCCTTGTGGCATGGccaaagaaagaacaagaaaaacggGCTTCTCATGCATTGCTGGTTGGGAGCATCACTTGGTACAGTTCCCTACAGGGTGGGGTGGCAGCGTTATCAACAGTAGAGATGCACATGCCCTTAGATCCGGCAGGTTTACTTTTAGGAATTAACCCTACACATACAGTCAGAGACATGCATGAGGATGTTGATTGTGCCATCGTTTTAATAGTAGAAGCTGGGAAGCAATGTAAGCATGTCTTTTTCAGGGACTGGTTGAATAACTTACCATATTTCTGTAAGTTGAAATACTATATAACTGTTAAAAAGAATAGGGCAGTTTTAATAGGTACTGCTGTAAATGGTCtcaaagtatatttttttaaaacgcATAGTGCAGAGCTGTGTATAGTGTCCTCTATTCATCCTGcgatttctttcatcttttgatGTGTATAGAGTAATTTTGACAGGATATATTAGAAACTGGTAATAACTGTTGAAATAGGAAGGAAATTTTTACTGTGTACTTgttggaatttattttattttttggccatggtgggtcttcgttgtttgtgggctttctctagttgcagcaagcaggggctgctcttcatcgcttctcattgcagtggcttctcttatgtgGAGCACAGGCACTAAGGTGCATAGGCTTTGGTAACTgcaacacatgggctcagtggttgtggtgcacaggcttagttgcttcacagcatgtgggatcttcatggaccagggattgaaccagtgtcccttgcattgcaaggcatattcttaatcactggaccaccagggaagtccccagactaCCCTTGATATCAGGGAACTCCGCTTGGTGAGGAGACAGATGTATGGATAATTATCATATAATGATAAATACCACTAATGTTACAGAAGTCATAAATGTCatgataatgtatttttaaaaataaagttaatgaagtaaaactgaaaatttaatgAGACCAAAACTAAACTAGTTTACTAGGTTGTCTTCGTTGGAACAGTTTCTTAGTTGACTTTTATTGTTTCCATAGATAATATGGAGCAAACTTATACGTACATCTTAGCTCTAAACTGTTAAGTGATTGTGACATCCTTTTTTGTAACATAATGCCAAAAGTACATTCTTCCGTTCTACTTTTATTAGTTAGCATGCCATTAGTTCTTCATACTTTTTCTTAAGTTACTTAAAAGGAGATGTTATATGCAGTGATGAACAGAACTTTATCAAAGGTCGGATGATAAACTATCAACCAGGGTCAATCTTACTTGTATTTGACTTTTAGCTGTGGAAGAGGAGTGGTCCCAGTTCATCTCCATTCTCTAGCCCAGCCTCATCCCGCTCCCAGACACCAGAGAGGCCAGCAAAGAAAGTAAGGTAAGGTAatcaggtccatctagtcaaggctatgggttttccagtaatcgtgtatggatgtgagagttggactgtaaagaaagctgagcaccgaagaattgatgcttttgaactgtggagttggagaagactcttggactacaaggacatccaaccagtccattctaaaggagatcagccctgggatttctttgggaggaatgatgctaaagctgaaactccagtactttggccacctcatgcgaagagttgactcattggaaaagaccctgatgctgggaaaggttgagggcaggaggagaaggggacgacagaggatgagatggttggatgtttcaccaactcaacagacttgagtttgggtaaacaggaggtggtgatgcacagggaggcctggtgtgctgcagtccatgaggtcgcaaagagtcggacacaactgagcgactgaactgaatccattaTTATTTGCTGCATGGATTAATGAGAGGGGCAGGAAAGGAGGGACATTTACTTGGCTCTTGGGTTTTCCTCAGCTCTGATTTGGAGGACTGAAGAAATCAGCATGTAGAGGACAGTGAACTGCCCACCTGAGTCGCTCTCATCTCTTACCATTCTTCTGTTCCCAACTGTAGAGGCCTCTGGCTCTCTCCCCGACACTGTACTGTGAGTGATGGGGGTGCAGGAGTAGAGACCGTACGGAACAGAGCAGACAGAGTGGATGATGTCAGTGGGCAGCAGACTTCACATTCTGGACTCCAGCCGCCCCTCTGGGTACCTGTGGTCAAATTTAGGGATCAGACGTGTGACTAGAACTTttaggaacttggtgggctgtaAGTAAGGTTTTGAAAAGTGTTGATGTGTGGTTGTTTTAAGACAAAGCTTTCTCCATGGCTTCCATAAACTGCCTCCATTCATTTCTATTGGGATTTTCTtttgacttctattttttttttgtcctggcCTACTGAGGTCCTAAATCATGGTAGTTCTAGACCAGTTGGTAGGCAAGCAGGTATAGGAAGTTATCCAGTACTTTCTGTCAGCAAATCTTTCTAAACTTAATTGTGCCTTTTTCTCCTACAGAGAAGAGGAGCTTTCTCATCATTCTAGTTCTTCAACTCCATTGGTAACAGACAAGGAGTCCCAGGGAGAAAAGAGTAAGTTGATGAGTGCACTAGAGCGGCTATTGGTGGAAGTATTGAGCATTGCTTTGTCAAGGGCCTGGTGGATACAGAGAGAGATGTTTCTGTCTTTCAGAGGTTTATAGTCAGGTAAGGGAGAAAGGTGACTCAGAGAAATACAGTATAATATGTGATAACAGTAGGCTATGGATAAGTTTAGGTTGAGGTATCTGTGAGCAGTCCAGATGACTATTGTCCAGTAAAcagttttctgggcttccctgatggctcagtggtaaagaatccacctgctaatacaggagacacaggtttaatccatgggtagggaagatctcctggagaaggaaatggcaacctacaccagtattcttgcctgaaaaatcccatggacagaagaccctggcaggctacagtccatagggttgcaaagagttggacatgactgaacaacagaagtaGTTGTATACTTTGATTTGGAGCAATTCTCCCTTTATATCCTCTTGACTATTAGAAGTAGTCTAGCAAACACCATCCAAGAGCCCAAATCATGGAAAATAGAATCTTTCAGAGATACCCAGTGAGAATTCCGTGTTAAAAACAGGAGATAGATAACCTGTCCATTTCTGGCAGAGAAGAAGATTAagtctttctttagttgcagatcCAACCACAGGGAAGAAGCAGAACTCATGGAATTCCCCATCAACACCTGGCAGCTCCGGGCAGCGTAAACGGAAGGTTCAGCTGCTGCCCTCCAGGCGAGGAGACCAGCTGACCTTGGTATGGTCCTGTCCCTCTACTTCTGCCCACCCCAGCTTAGCTCTACCTTAGGAAGGCTAAATACAGGATTCTTACAGTTTCTCCTGATTAacaacttctttttctctttggtagCCTCCACCTCCCCAGCTTGGTTATTCGATCACTGCTGAGGACTTGGACTTGGAAAAGAAAGCTTCGTTACAATGGTTTAACAAAGTCTTAGAGGATAAGACTGGTAAGGAATATAGATCAGTTTCCCACTCCAGAGAGGCTTTGTCTCCTTGGGTTTTATTTTGGTCTTTCTCATGTGGGAAATCCATTTGGGCCCTCAGTGGAATCTGGAGAATGGTGAGCATTGAAGGGAAACCTTTGTGAGTTGTACCGAGGCCCCAGACTTCCCGTGCTCCGTGATACGCAACTGGAAAGAGTTCCCAAACAGTGTCATCTTTTCTTTCGTCCCTAGACGCTGCCTCGACCTCTGTTACCGAGGCCCCACCTGCCGGTCAGTCTTCCTTCACTTTGACCCTGCCTGCCGCTGGGACTGCTTCATCCCCAACCACCCTCCAAGCCCCTAGCGCTAACCCACTTTTGGAGAGCTTGAAGAAGATGCAGAATTCCCCGGGGCTACCTTCCCTCCCTGGTGAGTGGGAGAGcttactttgttttgtttgttttttggtcacaccacacagcttgtaggatcttaatcccctgaccaggcatcaaacccagaccgctgcagtggaagcgtggagtcctaactactgggcTGCCAGGGAGTTCCCAGGAGAGCTTGCTTTGGCGCGTGTGATGACATCAGCCTTGGTTTAGGTAGAAGTATAAGTgccagcacttccctggtggtatatgGGTGGGAAGagtctacctgccagtgcagggactcagatttttttttttaattagttattttaattggaggctaattactttacgatattgtggtggtttttgccgtacattgacatgaatcagccacgggtgtacatgtgacTGTACTCACATGTACAgggactcagatttgatccctggtccgggaagattccacatcctgcagggcagctaagcccacgtgctctaggacctgtgagccacagctactgaaacttGGGTGCCTGGAGCCCCTGCttcacagcaaaagaagccaccacagtgagaagcccacgcaccacaaccaggagtagcccccgctcgctgccactagagaaagcccaaacaCAGCCaagtaatttaataaaaaaattttttaaagaagtaaaagcaCCATGCTCATCAATTCCTGGGAATTGTCCTAAAGGCTAACCCTGTTCTAGCTCCTCCAACCAGAGCTGGTGCAGGCCTAAGCGCTTTAGAAGTTGTCATCAGTTTTAGGGAAGGGCTGCAACACTCAGAGCTGAGGGAGGCAGCTTAGTTTTGGTCGCCAAGTGGCTCTTGACTTGAAACCCAGTCCCTCAGCTCCTCTGAGCCTTGTTTGTCATCATCTGTAAGATGAGAAAATAACGCTGACCTCGTGAGGTATCCCGGAAGTGTCAGTGATCACATGGTTAGGATGTCTTATCCCACGCTTAGACTACGGTCACAAGGTAATATTACTCTTCTCGAAGTTGCCAAGGTCTGTTGCTGTTCAGCCTTCCTGGCActgcatatacacacactcctCTGCCGCACTGTATCGTATCGTAGAATGTGTCAGGTATCAGATGGCTCAGAGACCACCTCCTCATTCACGTTATATGCTCTCTACTTGGACCTGGCAGGTGAATACAGGCCAGTGCATCTTTGTTAGCTGTATAAGGTGTATCTAGATTATTAAGTGGACTTAAGTTCAGGTGATTggaattttcttcatttctgtacATGTCATCCCCAACAGGGCCCACTTTTTATCCTCTTCTGAAGTCTTTCTTATGATCTGTGAAGGGTGGAGATTACGAACACTGGCCTGTTTTCAGGAATGAACACTTTTAAGTTCTGTGACATGGATTTAGTCGTAATTGTTGACTGTTGAATCCCGAGCACTGTGCTGGGCTTTGAGCACCGTCACATGTGAAGTATTCCAGATTtgctttctccactttctttCCCACAGAGCCTGCTGGAGTGACCACCACTGTGGCCGATTCGCCACACTGTCACATCTGAAGTATTTCAAATTtgctttctccactttctttctCCACAGAACCTGCTGGAGTGACCAGCACTGTGGCCGATTCGCCCCCGAAGACACCCAGTCCTCTGGCCTCTCTGAGCTCCTCACAGTCAGGAGCCCTTCCAGCCACCTCCTCCGACTCCAGATCCACCACTACTGTCTTGGGGCTGACCCCGGCTTCTTCCCCAGGACCCGTCACCGATGCCGCCAAGTCCCCTCCGGCCCCTTCGGCTGAGACGTCCACCAAATCCCAGGCCCTGTCCACCCCGCCTCCCAGCCCCAAGCAGAGTATCCTGTTTGGAATGCTGAGCACCCCAGCTGCCAACCCTCCTGCTTCTGTAGCCCCTGCTGCGTCTTCAGCATCGCCCATGTTCAGGCCCATTTTTGTGGCCCCCCTGAAAAGCGAGAGTGGGGACCCCTTGCCCTCTAGCCCTTCCACGGTCACGGCTGTGACATCTTCCAGCTCGGCCCTCCCCACGACTGCCAGCAGCACAGCCCCCGCTTTCAAGCCAATCTTTAGCAGTGTGGGGCCACCCACATCTGTGCCCGGGCTAACTCCCTTCTTGAAGCAAACAGCTACTCTGGCCACTACCACGAGTGCCCCTCTCTTCACCGGCCAGGCCACTGCCACCTCCACAGTGACTTCCGTGACCACAGCCAGCACCTCCACAGACTCTGCTCCGAAGCCCTCGTTCAGCTTCGGTGTGAGCAGCGTGACCAGCACCCTCAGCAGCGTGACCAGCACCACTGCTTCCGCCTCCCAGCCCTTCCTCTTTGGGACTCCCCCGACTTCTGGTGCCAGCTTCACCCCAGCTGGGGGCTCCATATTCCAATTTGGCAAGCCTCCCGCCATGCCCGCCTCCACATCAGTCACCACCTTTGGCCAGTCACTTCCCAGTGCCCCTCAGACagcccccagcagcagcagcagcagcagcactggcttCGGTGGTTTTGGCAGCAGCCTCAGCACCTCCGCTCCAGCTACCACCGGCCAGCCCACGCTGACGTTCAGCAGCACCACCACCCCAGCCTTCAACATTCCCTTTGCCTCGGGTGCCAAGCCCCCT
This portion of the Bos indicus x Bos taurus breed Angus x Brahman F1 hybrid chromosome 25, Bos_hybrid_MaternalHap_v2.0, whole genome shotgun sequence genome encodes:
- the POM121C gene encoding nuclear envelope pore membrane protein POM 121C translates to MSPAATAAGGGNRRRPIASVREGRGWGCGRPAGAALLGLSLLGLVLYLVPAAAALAWLAVGATAAWWGLSREPRGSRALSSLVWNARRQRTLLASPPAKSAANGNLLEPRSPLEGPDPAELLLMGSYLGKPGPPQPAPAPEARDLRERPGRRPPVRTASPAPSAHPQRVQVHPSLPTSLLRPSRRPSYRDCGTLSHRFVVTPRRRYPIQQAQYSLLGVLPTVCWNGCHKKTVLSARNSRMVCSPVTVRIAPPDSKLARSPVPEQMINSTLSSPSTSAPDPCAKETVLNALKERKKRTVGEEDQMSADGQENKRRRHDSSGSGHSAFEPLVANGVPASFVPKPGSLKRGLNSQNSDDHLNKRSRTSSVSSLTSSTCTGGIPSSSRNAIASSYSSTRGLSQLWKRSGPSSSPFSSPASSRSQTPERPAKKVREEELSHHSSSSTPLVTDKESQGEKIADPTTGKKQNSWNSPSTPGSSGQRKRKVQLLPSRRGDQLTLPPPPQLGYSITAEDLDLEKKASLQWFNKVLEDKTDAASTSVTEAPPAGQSSFTLTLPAAGTASSPTTLQAPSANPLLESLKKMQNSPGLPSLPEPAGVTSTVADSPPKTPSPLASLSSSQSGALPATSSDSRSTTTVLGLTPASSPGPVTDAAKSPPAPSAETSTKSQALSTPPPSPKQSILFGMLSTPAANPPASVAPAASSASPMFRPIFVAPLKSESGDPLPSSPSTVTAVTSSSSALPTTASSTAPAFKPIFSSVGPPTSVPGLTPFLKQTATLATTTSAPLFTGQATATSTVTSVTTASTSTDSAPKPSFSFGVSSVTSTLSSVTSTTASASQPFLFGTPPTSGASFTPAGGSIFQFGKPPAMPASTSVTTFGQSLPSAPQTAPSSSSSSSTGFGGFGSSLSTSAPATTGQPTLTFSSTTTPAFNIPFASGAKPPLPSYPGANPQPTFGAAEGQPQGAAKPALVPSFGSSFTFGNSAAPAPTATPAPTPAQPAFGGAAQPAFGSLKATPSAFGTSATTRPAFGSATAVFSFGAATTSGFGATTQTTSSGTSGSVFGGTTPSPFMFGGPATLAGSGAFGMSVATPGTGAASGAFGFGAGQSGATGSTAPFGGGLSQNSLGTPSQTTSFAFSVTSTPDSKPVFGGTSTPTFGQNTPAPGVGAAGSSLSFGASSTPAQGFVGVGPFGSTAPSFSIGAGSKTPGARQRLQARRQHTRKK